In the genome of Pseudomonas bubulae, one region contains:
- a CDS encoding phosphoribosyltransferase domain-containing protein has product MNSGNSKTEPKVLHANLKRGRLEVEVNASTFEPQALFDFAERRNPKRAFLFVSRVLGRHIPARPSLMAESFNALAAKIPADLPGPVLVIGMAETAVGLGAGVHRALSQTRDDSLYLCSSRHPTGSELFARFEEEHSHASSHLLHLPQDAHTREMMLNARSLVLVDDEASTGNTFINLSRALAEAGLNSVERIVTTTLTDWSRDAVRKAMGDHVSSVSLLDGRYTFDEDTTAELPQMPEVGSVAQGDWALDASRDWGRMGVREHLDTLAPDLQVAPGERVLVVGTSEFVWRPFLLAERLERAGADVRFSSTSRSPIALGHCIDHALSFSDNYGLGIPNFLYNVAPGQFDRVLICSETPAAAVDPALVSALNAQVIVDEQ; this is encoded by the coding sequence ATGAACAGCGGTAATTCCAAGACCGAACCCAAGGTATTGCATGCAAACCTCAAGCGCGGTCGTCTGGAGGTAGAGGTCAATGCATCGACCTTTGAGCCACAGGCACTTTTCGATTTTGCCGAGCGCCGAAACCCCAAGCGCGCCTTTTTATTCGTTTCCCGTGTATTGGGGCGTCATATCCCGGCACGGCCGTCACTGATGGCGGAAAGCTTCAATGCCCTGGCTGCAAAAATCCCTGCCGACCTGCCCGGTCCGGTGCTGGTTATCGGCATGGCTGAAACCGCCGTTGGCCTGGGTGCTGGCGTGCACCGTGCGCTCAGCCAGACCCGTGATGACAGCCTGTACCTGTGCAGCAGCCGCCACCCTACGGGCAGTGAACTGTTTGCCCGTTTTGAAGAAGAGCACAGTCACGCCAGCTCGCATCTGCTGCATTTGCCGCAAGACGCACACACCCGCGAGATGATGCTCAACGCCCGCTCGCTGGTGCTGGTGGACGATGAAGCCTCTACCGGCAATACCTTTATCAATCTGTCCCGGGCGCTGGCCGAAGCAGGGCTCAACTCGGTCGAGCGTATTGTCACCACGACCCTGACCGACTGGTCCCGGGACGCTGTGCGCAAGGCCATGGGCGATCATGTCAGCAGCGTCTCTTTGCTCGATGGTCGCTACACGTTCGACGAAGATACCACCGCAGAGCTCCCTCAAATGCCCGAAGTGGGCAGCGTGGCCCAGGGCGATTGGGCACTTGATGCCAGCCGTGACTGGGGGCGCATGGGCGTTCGCGAACACCTTGATACCCTGGCGCCCGATCTGCAGGTCGCCCCAGGTGAACGGGTCTTGGTGGTCGGCACCAGCGAATTTGTCTGGCGCCCGTTTCTGCTGGCCGAGCGCCTTGAGCGGGCGGGCGCCGACGTGCGCTTCAGCTCCACCAGCCGCTCGCCCATTGCCTTGGGCCATTGCATCGATCATGCATTGTCGTTCTCGGATAACTATGGCCTGGGTATCCCCAACTTTCTTTATAACGTCGCCCCCGGCCAGTTCGACCGGGTGCTGATCTGCAGCGAAACCCCGGCAGCTGCGGTCGATCCGGCGCTGGTTAGCGCGTTGAATGCGCAGGTAATCGTTGATGAGCAGTAA
- a CDS encoding HpcH/HpaI aldolase/citrate lyase family protein, with translation MIKHSAYALGATLYMPATRSDILDVVLGEKIQGLRSLVVCLEDAVAEIDVQQGLNNLKNLLLGIEAGGGRPSAGPILFVRPRDAAMAAVLNDWSLMRHVDGFVVPKLSLGNIREWQQAVTRDDLMLMPTLETPEVFVPNAMVELRSAMLELLPERIIALRIGGNDLMGCLGLRRPQTMTLYSTPMSYVIPMLCGIMGSAGFALTAPVFEQLNTPHVLDQELALDMAHGLVGKTAIHPSQIAVIHRALQVSLEDLNSARQILSEAAPAVFKFNDAMCEPATHYKWAQTIIERAHWQGVRPEVACPTDTFGGSLRLAELVG, from the coding sequence ATGATCAAGCATTCAGCCTATGCCTTGGGCGCCACACTTTATATGCCGGCCACCCGTTCCGATATTCTGGATGTGGTGCTGGGCGAGAAGATCCAGGGTTTACGCTCGCTGGTGGTGTGCCTGGAAGACGCCGTGGCCGAAATCGACGTGCAGCAGGGGCTGAACAACCTCAAGAATCTGCTGCTGGGCATCGAAGCCGGTGGTGGCCGCCCGTCGGCGGGGCCGATCCTGTTTGTGCGCCCGCGTGATGCGGCAATGGCAGCGGTGCTTAATGATTGGTCGCTGATGCGCCATGTCGACGGTTTTGTGGTGCCCAAACTCAGCCTGGGCAATATCCGCGAGTGGCAGCAGGCGGTGACCCGCGACGACCTGATGCTGATGCCCACTCTGGAAACCCCGGAAGTCTTTGTGCCCAATGCCATGGTAGAGCTGCGCAGCGCCATGCTGGAGCTGTTGCCTGAGCGCATTATTGCCCTGCGCATCGGTGGCAACGACCTGATGGGCTGCCTGGGTTTGCGTCGTCCACAAACCATGACCCTGTACAGCACGCCCATGAGCTATGTGATTCCCATGTTGTGCGGGATCATGGGCTCGGCAGGTTTTGCCCTGACCGCACCGGTGTTCGAGCAGCTCAATACGCCACACGTGCTGGATCAGGAACTGGCGCTGGATATGGCTCACGGGCTTGTAGGGAAAACTGCGATTCACCCGTCACAAATTGCAGTTATCCACAGGGCGTTGCAAGTCAGCCTTGAAGATCTCAACAGCGCACGCCAAATATTGAGTGAGGCGGCGCCTGCGGTGTTCAAGTTCAACGACGCCATGTGCGAGCCTGCGACCCATTACAAATGGGCGCAAACAATTATTGAACGGGCACATTGGCAAGGGGTTCGCCCTGAAGTCGCCTGCCCGACAGACACTTTTGGAGGCAGCCTGAGATTGGCTGAATTAGTGGGTTGA
- a CDS encoding trypsin-like peptidase domain-containing protein: MILMPGANAALESVRCEMSLTCSRAGALGDYAGLALLAVDGKRQPVGEPALIHAPQPWLAWHDTAGLARFSLVLEQLPADCERVLLVLYVFGALGPLRELGQFRLKVGEQIEHSLALDEFGDGAMVIAEVYRRSDQWKIRALAEASAYGLSAFARRLGLALDDRHPQRMRPEASDDSVARQGATGTGFAVSTQHILTCAHVIEGLEQLSITSFEGRYKAESVVVDRKNDLALLRVIGAPPLNPVTFREGVGCELGESVVTLGFPLAGLAGGGVQVSQGVVSGLFGLRDDASLMQFTAPIQPGSSGSPVFDPQGLVSGLVTSSMADAQNMNFAVKSALVLAFLEAARVPARRGCSERSLSTPELVRASQAGLWRIDASHLQ; the protein is encoded by the coding sequence ATGATATTGATGCCGGGCGCCAATGCGGCCCTTGAATCTGTGCGTTGTGAGATGAGCCTGACCTGCTCGCGAGCGGGCGCATTGGGTGACTATGCGGGGCTGGCGTTGCTGGCCGTGGATGGCAAGCGCCAACCCGTCGGGGAGCCTGCGCTGATACACGCCCCGCAACCCTGGCTGGCATGGCATGACACCGCCGGCCTGGCACGCTTCAGCCTGGTGCTGGAACAATTGCCTGCAGATTGTGAGCGTGTATTGCTGGTGCTCTATGTGTTCGGCGCGCTGGGTCCGTTACGTGAACTCGGCCAGTTCCGGCTCAAGGTCGGTGAGCAGATCGAGCACAGTCTGGCACTGGATGAGTTCGGTGATGGCGCAATGGTCATTGCCGAGGTGTACCGACGCAGCGATCAATGGAAAATCCGCGCACTCGCCGAAGCGTCCGCCTACGGCTTGAGCGCGTTTGCCCGACGCCTGGGGCTGGCTCTGGATGATCGTCATCCGCAACGCATGAGACCTGAGGCATCAGACGACAGCGTTGCGCGCCAAGGGGCTACAGGTACTGGTTTTGCCGTAAGCACCCAGCATATTTTGACCTGTGCCCATGTCATTGAAGGCCTCGAGCAATTGTCGATTACGTCCTTTGAGGGTCGATACAAGGCGGAGTCTGTGGTGGTCGATCGCAAGAACGACCTCGCTTTGCTGCGGGTCATTGGTGCCCCCCCTTTGAACCCGGTGACTTTTCGTGAGGGCGTGGGCTGTGAGCTGGGCGAAAGTGTCGTCACCCTGGGGTTTCCGCTCGCCGGGCTGGCAGGCGGTGGCGTGCAAGTTTCCCAAGGTGTGGTTTCGGGCCTGTTTGGCCTTCGCGACGATGCCAGCCTGATGCAGTTCACCGCACCGATTCAGCCCGGCTCCAGCGGAAGCCCGGTGTTTGACCCGCAAGGATTGGTCAGTGGCCTGGTGACCTCGAGCATGGCGGATGCGCAGAACATGAACTTTGCTGTCAAGTCGGCGCTGGTACTGGCGTTCCTTGAGGCAGCCCGTGTACCGGCCCGGCGCGGGTGCAGTGAACGTTCGTTGAGCACGCCGGAGTTGGTACGCGCTTCGCAGGCTGGACTGTGGCGGATTGACGCCAGCCATCTTCAGTAA
- a CDS encoding TerD family protein: MTTLTPGANTGVASGTLSVTVSYTPVTGADLDVSAFLLNESGKVRGDNDMCFFGQQSVNNGAVKLVESAAGRSVFSVNLDAIDQAIEKVALTATIYENKARFDAFPQLTVTVSGGIEAPIPTQGMQETALILGEFYRRQGVWKFRCVAQGFAGGLAPLAEHFGVDIAAPAPAPAPAAAPTPPPAPPAPAPAPAAKINLSKITLDKQRPSISLEKKDGDFGEIKINLNWNRTNPNAGGGGFFASLRGKSGGIDLDVGCLYEMENGRKGAVQALGNAFGDFRDEPFIQLMGDDRTGSVSDGEWLRINGKEWRKMRRVLVYAFIYEGAPNWQATDGVITLYIPGEPPIEVRLSEEGGTKGMCAIALLENVGGSVKVNRRVEFFKGHSDMDKAFGWGMRWAAGSK, encoded by the coding sequence ATGACCACATTGACCCCGGGCGCCAACACCGGCGTTGCCAGCGGTACCCTGAGCGTCACCGTCAGCTATACCCCGGTAACCGGCGCGGACCTGGACGTTTCTGCGTTTTTGCTCAATGAGTCGGGCAAGGTGCGTGGCGACAACGACATGTGCTTCTTCGGCCAGCAAAGCGTCAACAATGGCGCGGTCAAGCTGGTGGAATCGGCTGCAGGTCGCAGTGTGTTCAGCGTCAATCTGGACGCCATTGATCAGGCCATCGAAAAAGTCGCCCTCACCGCAACCATCTATGAGAACAAGGCCCGTTTCGACGCCTTCCCGCAGTTGACCGTAACGGTGAGCGGCGGCATCGAAGCACCGATTCCGACCCAGGGCATGCAGGAAACCGCGTTGATCCTTGGCGAGTTCTATCGCCGTCAGGGCGTGTGGAAGTTCCGCTGCGTAGCACAGGGCTTTGCCGGTGGCCTTGCGCCCTTGGCCGAGCACTTTGGGGTTGATATTGCGGCTCCTGCTCCTGCTCCTGCTCCGGCAGCAGCGCCGACGCCACCTCCAGCGCCTCCAGCACCAGCACCGGCACCGGCAGCGAAAATCAATCTGTCGAAGATCACCCTGGACAAGCAGCGTCCGTCCATCAGCCTTGAGAAAAAGGACGGTGACTTCGGCGAGATCAAGATCAACCTCAACTGGAACCGTACCAACCCCAACGCCGGGGGCGGCGGCTTCTTTGCTTCGCTGCGCGGCAAGTCGGGCGGGATCGACCTGGACGTGGGCTGCCTGTACGAAATGGAGAACGGCCGCAAAGGCGCGGTACAGGCCCTGGGCAATGCCTTCGGTGATTTCCGTGACGAGCCGTTTATCCAGTTGATGGGCGACGACCGCACCGGCTCGGTAAGTGACGGCGAGTGGTTGCGCATCAATGGCAAGGAGTGGCGCAAGATGCGTCGCGTGCTGGTTTACGCGTTCATCTACGAAGGTGCCCCGAACTGGCAGGCGACTGACGGTGTCATCACCTTGTACATCCCGGGTGAGCCGCCGATAGAAGTGCGCCTGAGCGAAGAGGGCGGGACCAAAGGCATGTGCGCCATTGCTTTGCTCGAAAACGTCGGTGGCAGTGTGAAGGTCAACCGTCGGGTTGAATTCTTCAAGGGCCACTCTGACATGGATAAAGCGTTTGGTTGGGGTATGCGCTGGGCTGCCGGCTCCAAATGA
- a CDS encoding TerD family protein, producing the protein MAISLSKNQTISLEKEAGAGLKKIRMGLGWDPVKPSGFFAKLLSSDTAIDLDASCILLDSAKQPLDLVWFRQLKSKDGSIVHSGDNRTGEGDGDDESIQVNLEQLPAGVKHLVFTVNSFTGQNFEAVENAYCRIVDELTGKELARFNLSDKGRHTGVVMAYISRTSAGWDLTAIGTVANGRTAQDLATDAAQAVRS; encoded by the coding sequence ATGGCCATTTCGCTGTCCAAGAATCAAACCATCTCTCTCGAGAAAGAAGCGGGAGCCGGTCTCAAGAAAATTCGCATGGGCCTGGGCTGGGATCCGGTCAAGCCCAGCGGTTTTTTCGCCAAGCTGCTGAGCAGTGATACCGCCATCGACCTGGATGCTTCGTGCATCCTGCTCGACAGTGCCAAACAACCGCTGGACCTGGTGTGGTTTCGCCAGCTCAAGTCCAAAGACGGCTCCATCGTGCACTCCGGCGACAACCGCACGGGTGAGGGCGATGGCGACGACGAGTCGATCCAGGTCAACCTGGAGCAGCTGCCAGCCGGGGTCAAACACCTGGTGTTTACCGTGAACTCGTTTACCGGGCAAAATTTCGAAGCGGTAGAAAACGCCTACTGCCGTATCGTTGACGAGCTGACCGGCAAAGAGCTGGCGCGCTTCAACCTGTCGGACAAGGGCCGTCACACCGGCGTGGTCATGGCATACATCAGCCGCACATCGGCGGGCTGGGACCTGACCGCCATCGGCACCGTGGCCAATGGCCGTACCGCCCAGGATCTGGCCACTGACGCAGCCCAGGCGGTGCGCTCATGA
- a CDS encoding ATP-grasp domain-containing protein encodes MIWFLEGQSSQRDVIAGARAALPDTVRIFASHRQNRPEITGLADVAWREPQDNQERIGWVIEQARARQIKVVLAGRVGQVYEAHRAEFEAAGLQLITGALDLETFERVDDKSTFTREALAAGLACIPAMTVSTQAELETAYAQLARDGQVCVKPTRGIYGQGFWRLADNVDPFRSFANADAHEVNAAVFAQAYGQSDAPQPLLVMPYMPGSECSVDMVCEAGEAVAYVGRRKQGLMQTFERDGAAVELAIKAARHFKCDGIVNVQTRDDAAGQPHLLEINLRYSGGIGYTREAGVNLPGIFAARRLGLPVPASTWRENVQVKAITVVVPVRGEELLR; translated from the coding sequence ATGATCTGGTTTCTTGAAGGGCAATCGAGCCAACGCGATGTGATTGCAGGTGCCCGGGCGGCGCTGCCGGACACCGTGCGAATTTTCGCCTCGCACCGCCAAAATCGCCCTGAAATCACCGGATTGGCGGATGTCGCCTGGCGGGAGCCGCAAGACAATCAGGAGCGCATCGGCTGGGTGATCGAGCAGGCCCGCGCCCGGCAGATCAAGGTGGTGCTGGCCGGGCGTGTGGGTCAGGTATATGAAGCGCACCGCGCCGAGTTCGAAGCAGCCGGGTTGCAATTGATTACCGGGGCGCTGGACCTGGAAACCTTTGAGCGGGTTGACGACAAGTCGACGTTTACCCGTGAGGCCTTGGCGGCCGGGCTGGCGTGCATACCGGCGATGACGGTGAGCACCCAGGCTGAACTGGAGACGGCTTACGCCCAGTTGGCCCGCGACGGCCAGGTGTGTGTAAAACCGACGCGCGGTATTTACGGCCAGGGCTTTTGGCGTTTGGCCGATAACGTGGACCCGTTTCGCAGTTTTGCCAATGCCGACGCCCATGAAGTCAATGCGGCGGTGTTTGCCCAGGCCTACGGTCAATCGGATGCGCCCCAACCGTTGCTGGTGATGCCTTATATGCCCGGCAGCGAATGCTCGGTGGACATGGTCTGTGAGGCGGGCGAGGCCGTGGCCTATGTGGGGCGGCGCAAGCAGGGCCTGATGCAGACATTCGAGCGCGACGGTGCGGCGGTCGAACTGGCGATCAAGGCGGCGCGGCACTTCAAGTGCGACGGTATCGTCAATGTGCAGACCCGGGATGATGCCGCAGGCCAGCCGCATTTGCTGGAGATCAACCTGCGCTATTCTGGCGGTATCGGCTACACCCGCGAAGCCGGAGTCAACCTGCCGGGTATCTTTGCCGCACGCCGCCTGGGCCTGCCCGTGCCAGCCAGTACATGGCGCGAGAATGTGCAGGTCAAGGCAATCACGGTGGTGGTTCCGGTTCGCGGAGAAGAGCTGTTAAGGTGA
- a CDS encoding cysteine protease StiP family protein, whose product MSNAFVGLETVGSGSYDADDVHFLLRALQIEVTDVQEKERLIQTRQRHYSEMISQEHAPSDTHKSLYQRALTQNGARMAADVQALALALNERYNGPSIALVSFVRAGLPLGVLLRRALLDLGREAAHYGISIIRDRGIDNVALEAIIKSHGAENIVFVDGWTGKGAISGQIRDSLAGDSRFPADPRLVVLADPCGRAWLAASAEDWLIPSGILGATVSGLVSRSIWPQTPGLHGCVVYDHLAEHDVTMSFIHSIETERAQLAPLAAAQPWTLEQAAALQHSAVAAVERISTRFAVTNPNRVKPGIAEATRAVMRRVPDHVLVRNLDDQDVQLLLHLTRQANIEVQEVGDELGPYRAVTVIRSVR is encoded by the coding sequence ATGAGTAATGCTTTCGTAGGCCTGGAAACCGTCGGCAGTGGCAGCTATGACGCCGATGACGTGCACTTTTTACTGCGCGCCCTACAGATTGAAGTCACCGACGTGCAGGAAAAAGAGCGGCTGATCCAGACCCGGCAACGCCATTACTCCGAGATGATCAGCCAGGAACATGCGCCGTCCGACACCCATAAAAGCCTTTACCAGCGTGCCCTGACGCAAAATGGCGCGCGCATGGCGGCCGATGTGCAGGCGCTGGCGCTGGCCTTGAATGAGCGCTACAACGGCCCCTCGATTGCGCTGGTGTCCTTTGTGCGCGCCGGTTTACCGCTGGGTGTACTGCTGCGCCGGGCGCTGCTTGATCTGGGGCGCGAGGCTGCGCATTACGGCATCAGCATTATTCGTGACCGTGGAATCGACAACGTCGCACTCGAAGCTATCATCAAGAGCCACGGTGCCGAAAACATCGTGTTTGTCGATGGCTGGACCGGCAAGGGCGCGATCAGCGGCCAGATCCGCGACAGCCTGGCGGGAGACTCGCGTTTCCCGGCAGACCCACGCCTGGTGGTGTTGGCGGACCCTTGTGGCCGCGCCTGGCTGGCGGCGTCCGCTGAAGACTGGCTGATCCCCTCGGGCATTCTGGGGGCTACGGTTTCCGGGCTGGTTTCTCGTTCCATCTGGCCGCAAACCCCGGGCCTGCATGGTTGCGTGGTGTATGACCATTTGGCGGAACACGACGTGACCATGAGTTTTATCCACAGCATCGAAACCGAGCGGGCACAGCTTGCCCCGTTGGCCGCTGCGCAACCCTGGACACTGGAGCAGGCCGCAGCCTTGCAACACTCGGCGGTAGCCGCGGTCGAACGTATCTCGACGCGGTTTGCGGTGACCAACCCCAACCGGGTCAAACCGGGGATCGCCGAGGCCACCCGCGCCGTGATGCGCCGGGTACCGGACCACGTGCTGGTGCGCAACCTTGACGATCAGGACGTGCAACTGCTGTTGCACCTGACGCGCCAGGCCAATATCGAGGTCCAGGAAGTCGGTGATGAACTGGGGCCGTATCGCGCTGTGACCGTAATCAGGAGTGTTCGCTGA
- a CDS encoding HAD family hydrolase, whose translation MNDVLNTSDKGNKQVLSAFDFDGTLTYHDSFVPFLRFAFGNRLFAMRLLRMIPATACYLLGRISRNDLKEKLIAVYLTGAKEAWVKERAEAFCDVSWQRLMRPLGLTSVANQIEQGAKVTICSASPELVLTPFAKKLGIGLIGTRLASVDGVLTGDIEGTNCRCEQKVIRLEAQYGPLDQYTLRAWGDTRGDEQMLGAAQEPHWREFHALWRRKRPLDVCLREEL comes from the coding sequence TTGAACGACGTTTTGAATACATCGGACAAAGGCAACAAGCAGGTTCTGTCAGCGTTCGACTTCGATGGCACACTGACCTATCACGACAGCTTTGTGCCGTTTTTGCGCTTTGCCTTTGGCAATCGCCTGTTCGCGATGCGCCTGTTGCGGATGATTCCGGCCACGGCGTGCTACCTGCTGGGCAGGATTTCTCGCAATGATTTGAAAGAGAAACTGATCGCGGTCTACCTGACCGGCGCCAAAGAGGCCTGGGTAAAGGAGCGCGCTGAAGCATTTTGTGACGTTTCCTGGCAGCGTCTGATGCGGCCTTTGGGCTTAACATCCGTCGCCAACCAGATTGAGCAGGGCGCCAAGGTAACAATTTGCTCGGCGTCCCCTGAACTGGTGCTCACACCTTTTGCCAAAAAACTCGGTATCGGCTTGATCGGTACACGGCTGGCCTCAGTCGATGGCGTGCTGACCGGGGATATCGAGGGCACCAACTGTCGCTGTGAACAAAAAGTCATTCGGCTGGAGGCGCAATACGGGCCTCTGGACCAATACACACTGCGTGCCTGGGGTGACACCCGGGGCGATGAACAGATGCTCGGAGCCGCTCAAGAGCCGCATTGGCGTGAATTTCACGCACTGTGGCGTCGCAAGCGGCCACTTGACGTGTGCTTGCGCGAGGAGCTGTAA
- a CDS encoding tellurite resistance TerB family protein, which yields MLEWLKTNASAARDKLSAEVSKFKNREFMEAVVSGCALVAAADGNISSDEKQKMVGFIQNSNELKVFDVKDVIKAFNAVCEKFEFDQQIGRAEALKSIGQLRKKEDAARLLVRVCCAIGSADGNFDESERAACRTICNELGLNPGDFDL from the coding sequence ATGCTCGAATGGCTCAAAACCAACGCAAGCGCCGCCCGTGACAAGCTCTCGGCGGAAGTCAGCAAATTCAAGAACCGTGAGTTTATGGAAGCCGTGGTTTCCGGTTGCGCACTGGTGGCCGCTGCCGATGGCAATATCAGCAGTGACGAAAAACAGAAAATGGTCGGATTTATTCAAAACTCCAATGAGTTGAAGGTCTTTGACGTCAAGGACGTGATCAAAGCTTTCAACGCCGTGTGTGAAAAGTTTGAATTTGACCAGCAGATCGGTCGCGCTGAAGCGCTGAAATCTATCGGTCAGCTACGTAAAAAAGAAGATGCCGCCCGCCTGCTGGTGCGTGTTTGCTGCGCAATCGGTAGCGCCGACGGCAACTTCGATGAAAGTGAGCGGGCTGCCTGCCGCACTATCTGCAATGAGCTGGGGCTGAACCCTGGCGATTTTGATCTCTGA
- a CDS encoding TerC/Alx family metal homeostasis membrane protein, translated as MENTAIGFPPTTIAVFVALAVIALAIDLFTHKSDKPVSLTNAAVWSVFWVVISLMFAGYLYVAHGPSVASLFVTGYALEKVLSVDNLFVFMAIFAWFKIPDALRHRVLYWGIIGAIVFRLIFVAIGTGLLAFGPWVEVLFAVVVAWTAVMMLRSKEEDEEEDYSKHIAYRFAKKLFPVWPKLHGHNFFVSRKELEKEITKPQNKGMTLVGKGALFATPLFLCVVVVEVSDILFAFDSVPAVIAVSREPLIVYSAMMFAILGLRTMYFVLEALKRYLVHLEKAVIALLFFIAGKLALNATDHLFGHGYEIDPNTSLIVVLVVLAIGIVASIIFPGKEEEQSDVNNDTKA; from the coding sequence ATGGAAAACACGGCAATTGGCTTTCCGCCAACTACCATCGCTGTATTTGTGGCTCTGGCGGTCATTGCTCTGGCAATCGACCTGTTTACCCACAAAAGCGATAAACCGGTCTCGCTGACCAACGCCGCCGTCTGGTCGGTGTTCTGGGTGGTGATCTCGCTCATGTTTGCGGGCTACCTGTATGTGGCCCACGGCCCAAGTGTGGCCAGCCTGTTCGTTACCGGTTATGCGCTGGAGAAAGTACTCAGCGTCGACAACCTGTTCGTGTTCATGGCGATCTTTGCCTGGTTCAAGATCCCGGACGCATTGCGTCACCGGGTTCTGTACTGGGGCATCATCGGCGCCATTGTGTTCCGCCTGATTTTCGTGGCGATCGGTACTGGCCTGCTGGCGTTTGGCCCTTGGGTCGAAGTGCTGTTTGCCGTGGTCGTGGCCTGGACCGCAGTGATGATGTTGCGCAGCAAGGAAGAGGATGAGGAGGAGGATTACTCCAAGCACATCGCCTACCGTTTTGCGAAAAAACTGTTCCCGGTCTGGCCGAAGCTGCACGGGCATAATTTCTTTGTTTCACGCAAAGAGCTTGAAAAAGAGATCACGAAGCCGCAGAACAAGGGAATGACTCTTGTAGGCAAGGGCGCTCTTTTTGCTACCCCACTGTTTTTGTGTGTGGTGGTGGTTGAGGTTTCAGACATTCTGTTTGCCTTCGACTCCGTACCGGCAGTGATTGCCGTGAGCCGTGAACCCTTGATCGTGTACTCGGCCATGATGTTCGCCATTCTGGGTCTGCGGACCATGTACTTCGTTCTCGAAGCACTGAAACGCTACCTGGTGCACCTGGAAAAAGCGGTTATCGCCCTGCTGTTCTTTATCGCCGGCAAGCTGGCCCTGAACGCAACCGATCACCTGTTTGGCCATGGTTATGAAATTGATCCAAACACCAGTCTGATTGTGGTGTTGGTGGTCTTGGCTATCGGTATCGTGGCCAGCATCATCTTTCCCGGTAAGGAAGAAGAGCAATCCGACGTTAACAACGACACGAAAGCTTGA
- a CDS encoding trehalose phosphatase has protein sequence MSSNRPLVFVDLDDTLFQTARKMGDEPRFAATLDVDGQPNGFMSATQKSFVEWLLATSDVVPVTARSIEAYQRVQLPFVHGAVCAHGGVILKPDGSLDPVWHARMCDELALEQTRLHQLSEQTLAIGAELGFSLRGWVVEEQGLANYVVTKHNNETDEALLVVLAEVKARGLLDGLYVHGNGNNLAFLPITLQKREAVREWIRRDQAINGKRPLLGFGDSVSDLGFMAECDWWGTPKRGQLAAHVLASVDHE, from the coding sequence ATGAGCAGTAATCGTCCTCTGGTGTTCGTTGATCTGGACGACACCCTGTTTCAAACCGCCCGCAAAATGGGTGATGAGCCACGCTTTGCCGCCACCCTGGATGTGGACGGCCAGCCCAACGGCTTTATGAGCGCAACACAAAAGAGCTTTGTGGAATGGCTGCTGGCCACCAGCGATGTCGTCCCCGTAACTGCGCGCAGCATCGAGGCCTATCAACGTGTGCAATTGCCGTTCGTCCACGGCGCGGTGTGTGCCCACGGCGGCGTGATTCTCAAGCCTGACGGCTCGCTGGACCCGGTCTGGCATGCGCGCATGTGCGACGAACTGGCCCTTGAGCAAACCCGGTTGCATCAACTGAGCGAGCAAACCCTGGCCATTGGTGCCGAACTTGGCTTTTCGTTGCGTGGCTGGGTGGTTGAAGAGCAGGGCCTGGCCAATTACGTGGTCACCAAGCACAACAACGAAACCGACGAAGCGCTGCTCGTCGTATTGGCCGAGGTCAAGGCGCGCGGGTTGCTCGATGGCCTGTATGTACACGGCAATGGCAACAACCTGGCGTTTCTGCCCATCACCCTGCAAAAGCGTGAAGCGGTACGTGAGTGGATCCGCCGCGATCAGGCGATCAACGGCAAGCGCCCGTTGCTGGGCTTCGGTGACAGTGTGTCGGACCTGGGCTTTATGGCCGAGTGCGACTGGTGGGGCACGCCCAAACGCGGGCAGTTGGCCGCTCATGTGCTGGCGAGCGTCGACCATGAGTAA